A window of Phragmites australis chromosome 2, lpPhrAust1.1, whole genome shotgun sequence genomic DNA:
TTGAATTGAAGTTGTCAATTACGTCtaaacaaagcaaaaaaaaaaaaaaaaaagaaaactatcATCCTTACATCATGTATCCAACTGAAATCTGAAGTTGTTGATGAAGACGCCTCTTGTTTGGTGCTGAATGCTGATGATGGTTGCGATGGACAAAACAGGTGCGGGTGGCGACGCGGAAGATCTACGACCCGCTGGAGGAGGACGCCTTCCGCCCCATCCTCCACCACTACGACGGGCCCAAGTTCCGCCTCGAGCTCTCCGTCACAGAGGCCCTCGCTCTGCTTGACATCTTCGCGGAGAACGACGACGCCTGAACTTGCACATCATGCTGCCTGCCTGGCCGATCGACGTTCAGGGGGACGCCGATGGAATAGCACGCAATAAAATCGACATGTGTATGATATACCGGTTTTGCGACATGTGTAACAGGATCCCTAGTACCCTTGGGGGCTGAGAGAAGCATGCGTCCCGTTATTGTTTGTCATGTGCGATGATTGCAGAGGATATCAGCCCTCGTTCCTGTTAAGATACATATTTACACTTACGGACGGCCATGTATAAACCACTGGAGTTTTTATGCTGTTTCTTTTGTTGAACACATGAATAAAGCACCAGATAAGAGTGTTACTTTCGAAGACTAGAACATGTGTTCGTCTTGGATGGGAATTTGTCCCGTTTCGTCTTTGGCGACAGAGCTTCATGTTTGAAATGAACCAGATTCCAAAGCATTTGCTATCACCGGCCCAATCACCGTAAAAAGATGGCTAGTCCTACAGTACATCATCATCGCCTCCGGCTTCGCCAACTCCAAAATGAATTATGATCACATCTCCTAGCAGCGTCTGGCTTGGAAATCTAGGTGTCTGGGCCTGGAAGAACAACACTAGCTGCACCAACAAACGTGTCTCGAGCAGCAGAAACGAAAACATTGAGTTGCACCAGATGAAGTCAGAGGCGGCACACAGGGCACGATAACCTTTCATTGACCATCTCAGTTAACTCCTAAAACACATTTATACAGAACTGCTGAGGATAACATCGTCAACCAGGAGACAGGAGATTCAAAATGGAGAAAATAGCTCTCTTCAAATACATTAGATAATCTATCAccggtggaggaggaagcacGCCACATGACGAAATGCCATCAAGCTTTTTTGCACTTGAATTTTGTTCTGCAGCTTCAACCAAACAGATTATGGGGAGCAGGGTCAGCCATGGCTGAGCTATGGTGATGAACCATATACCACCTGCCGTTACGGAACTCATATACATTGGTCACATGGAACACCACAGGGTCAACTGGGTCAACACCAACAGTTGCCTTCATGTTGACCCATGCCACCTCATCGAGAACACGAACCCGAACATCACGTATCTGGAAAGCAACACCCTGCCCTCCATCTTGGCCCCAGTTGAACAGCAAGCCCCAGCTTTCCAACACTGCATTGTACCTGTTAAAGAAGAAATTGAGTGGCAAGCATTGCCACAAGAAGACATGTTAGATAAATGTTTATGCAAATGAATTTTTCATCCGAAATGGAGCAAGCAGTACATAACAAAGATGCACCTCAAGTAGTACTTGTGGAACCATTAAATTCTCACTCAGAAAATTTCATAAGAGCCAGATCAAGAAAATTAATGGATTAACTTGTATACCTTGACACAGAAAATCACTAGACAATATGTCCAGTTGGTAAAGTACAGCCTACTACACAGTAACCAATGGACCCCAATACTACCAAAGCATACAAAATAAATTTTGGCGAAGTTCAATTGATATGCATTGATACAACAAAAGTTGTAGAATTAAGCACATCTATACTTATGTCTAGACATGATGCTTTCTATACTTATGTTCACAGGGACATGGAGTTTAAACAACATCATGCAAAATTAAGGTACAGAAATAAGAtgacaaaataaaaaatcacatgcatccatgattaaaaaaaattgaaaaatcaaTGGACGTGACAACTAAATAGCAAAGAAGTTGCAAACCTCAATGTTTGGTAGATATTCAAAGGCCAAAGGAAGGGAAGAATGCGGAACAAGTGAAAACTTCAACACGAAGATAACAATAACAGAGTAGCAGAAAACTGGGTGAAATTGAGCCTACGCTTAGCTGTATAATTCTAAAAGTACTAATTACTGTAAATAACTAGATTTCACAAAATTGGTACTAATTACTGTAAATAACTAGATTTCACAAAATTGGTACTAATTACTGTAAATAACTAGATTTCACAAAATTGCATGTAAGCTTACAGCAACAGGGTGGTGATGAAAAGAGAGGGGAAATCTAAAGAAATGGATACCATAGATGGGTAAATTGCTTTTTGCAACCTATCTCTCAAGACAGTTGGATGCAATTGTATGATACGGTTTTATATTCTATATAGAAGCACGCACAATACAGACTGTTATTCACTTTCTGAAGTGCTATATGAGCCAACTGTTttgaagtttgcaaaagaaaaaaaaaacatcatcatagtaactcattcatttgttttCCAAATATGGCAGGCAAGGAAACCTATTACCGTATCTCTTTAAACAGTCAATGAATTGCCTACACCGTATTTTCCCAAATTAATGTTTATGgatctttttcatttttcaaaaatatttctCCTCACATTTATGCGATGACCCAAAAATAAAATTGTCAATCAGATCAGACACCCTATAAGAGAGTCAAGAGAGAGATAAATTAGAAAGTTGGTTCACTCACAGCAAAGTTCAAGACATACCCTGTAAAGAACTCCCCAGTCGCATGAATACACTTGACATAGTCTGCATTAAGCCAGAAATGGCTCATTGCAGGCAAGGACCCTTCCCTGATGATATTATAGAACTCTGCATTCACATTCATGATGGCTTTTGTAGCTGCATAATATGCCTTCCATCCATTAGGTGGAGTTATATTGTCCTGCTCCATTGTAAAATCCTACAAGAGTTGACTCACATCACaaggttgcaaaaaaaaactcataatCATAAAGGATCTTATATTAAACAGTCAAAATACACAACATCACAGTGTCACGCCTAGAAAACATGATGAAGTAAAATGACTAGCTATATAAATTACatattgacaaaaaaaaaatcccataaaatttgtagaaaaaacAAGGAGCGCATAAAAATAACCATCTGCTAAGTTGAATGGATAGTTCGAGGGGATAATGGTACAAATATACTCATCTGCTAAGTTGAATGGATAATTGGAAGGGATAATGGTACAAATGTACAAACACATCCTTATGGTTTTCTCACGAAAGTACAACTAGGAGAAAAGGGCATGCATGCACTGAAACAGTACAATAACTACGGATTTTCCACTGGACACTTAACTGTGCATATTTACAACAGAGACTTTTTTGTTTGTTGCATGTAGGTCAACATGGCTAGATTGTGAAAACGCCAGGAAAAATTCAGAAAGTGAAGCAATTAAAGTTTTTTGTCGTATCAAATATCAAATGTATCGAAGATGCATTGCAGCCATGTTAAGGAAATGATTGGTATTGCTTTAATTCAGAAATGGCATAATGCTTTCCCCTATATGCGTTAGAAAGTTTTGGGTCATTCAACGTGTCATGAATGGATAACAATATATTACCATAAATTCCACACAAGGTTCGGGTCATTCCACGTGTCCTACGGAAGTAATGAATGAATAACAATACATTACAATACATTTCAGTTACTAAATGAAAATAAGCATAATGGTATGCACCAGCACAAAGGTGATCGACCTAAACCTAAACCTAAACCTAAACCTAAAGACGTTGATTGTACTATTGCCgcaaaaacaaacagggcaGTTAGCTACATTCGCAATCCGACAGCGGATCAATCAATAAGAAGTCAAGAAAAGCGACCAGGCGCAGGCATAGCAGCTCACCTTGTGGTAGAGGGCCTTCCAGGCGCCGTCGTCGTTGGCTGCACGGCGCATGGCGGAGTTGGTCATGGAGAGGCGGCAGAGGCTGGTGTAGTCGAGGTAGCTGAGCGCGTGGGTGGTGATCTCCGGCACGAGCTGCTCCATCAtcgaggcgccgccgc
This region includes:
- the LOC133904262 gene encoding F-box protein SKIP8-like isoform X1, with product MDGIPALIAAGATAVCCLACAFWAFRSSSPFFKKHRSLPPRCCGCASCGCRAKSANGDMAVGGESKKKAQEPAPPEGCGGGASMMEQLVPEITTHALSYLDYTSLCRLSMTNSAMRRAANDDGAWKALYHKDFTMEQDNITPPNGWKAYYAATKAIMNVNAEFYNIIREGSLPAMSHFWLNADYVKCIHATGEFFTGYNAVLESWGLLFNWGQDGGQGVAFQIRDVRVRVLDEVAWVNMKATVGVDPVDPVVFHVTNVYEFRNGRWYMVHHHSSAMADPAPHNLFG
- the LOC133904262 gene encoding F-box protein SKIP8-like isoform X2 → MDGIPALIAAGATAVCCLACAFWAFRSSSPFFKKHRSLPPRCCGCASCGCRAKSANGDMAVGGESKKKAQEPAPPEGCGGGASMMEQLVPEITTHALSYLDYTSLCRLSMTNSAMRRAANDDGAWKALYHKDFTMEQDNITPPNGWKAYYAATKAIMNVNAEFYNIIREGSLPAMSHFWLNADYVKCIHATGEFFTGYVLNFAVQCSVGKLGLAVQLGPRWRAGCCFPDT